From a single Thermodesulfobacteriota bacterium genomic region:
- the queC gene encoding 7-cyano-7-deazaguanine synthase QueC: MDRQGKPIGIALVSGGMDSLVMAAFCRRECELALLHVNYGQRTEARELACFGRIAEFLEVPPGRRLVADIGYLKTIGGSALTDGSIEVPKADLERRDVPVTYVPFRNAHLIAIAVSWAEVLGARNIYIGAVAADSSGYPDCRPEFYEAMNESIRRGTKEGSGIVVKAPFIGLKKKDIVRMGLSLGVPFDHSWSCYRESGKACGRCDSCALRLRAFAEADAADPLPYETRPDYK; this comes from the coding sequence ATGGACAGGCAGGGGAAGCCGATCGGGATCGCGCTGGTCAGCGGCGGGATGGACAGCCTGGTGATGGCCGCCTTCTGCCGCCGGGAATGCGAGCTGGCGCTGCTCCACGTCAATTACGGGCAGCGCACGGAGGCCCGGGAGCTCGCCTGCTTCGGGCGGATCGCGGAATTCCTGGAGGTCCCGCCCGGGCGCCGGCTGGTCGCGGACATCGGGTACCTGAAGACGATCGGCGGAAGCGCGCTGACCGACGGGTCGATCGAGGTCCCGAAGGCCGACCTGGAGCGGCGGGACGTTCCGGTGACGTACGTCCCTTTCCGCAACGCGCACCTGATCGCCATCGCCGTGTCGTGGGCCGAGGTCCTCGGGGCCAGGAACATTTACATCGGGGCCGTGGCCGCCGATTCCTCCGGCTACCCGGACTGCCGCCCTGAGTTCTACGAGGCGATGAACGAGTCGATCCGCCGGGGAACGAAGGAAGGGAGCGGCATCGTCGTCAAGGCGCCCTTCATCGGGCTCAAGAAGAAGGACATCGTCCGGATGGGGCTGTCGCTGGGCGTCCCCTTCGATCATTCCTGGTCCTGCTACCGGGAAAGCGGGAAGGCGTGCGGGCGGTGCGATTCCTGCGCCCTGCGTCTCCGGGCGTTCGCCGAGGCGGACGCGGCCGATCCGCTGCCGTACGAAACGCGGCCCGATTACAAGTAG
- a CDS encoding radical SAM protein, whose amino-acid sequence MLTVTEIFASIQGETSYAGYPFAFVRLTGCNLRCRYCDTAYAYDSGVEFSLDDAVSRVAAFGLRRVCVTGGEPLLQEEAPVLVKALLDLDMLVLVETNGSISLSSLDPRAVKIMDVKCPGSGEHGRMLWDNFRHLGERDEVKFVISSREDYEFAREVLEKRRGKSRWEVLFSPAFGFLPPEKLAGWIVEDALDVRFHLQVHKCVWGPDRRGV is encoded by the coding sequence CCGTTCGCCTTCGTCCGGCTGACCGGGTGCAACCTGCGCTGCCGATACTGCGACACCGCCTACGCCTACGATTCCGGCGTGGAATTCTCCCTGGACGACGCGGTTTCCCGCGTCGCCGCGTTCGGGTTGCGCCGGGTCTGCGTCACCGGGGGGGAGCCGCTGCTCCAGGAGGAGGCGCCCGTCCTCGTGAAGGCCCTTCTCGACCTCGACATGCTGGTGCTCGTCGAGACGAACGGCTCGATCTCCCTGTCCTCCCTCGATCCGCGGGCGGTGAAGATCATGGACGTCAAGTGCCCCGGATCCGGGGAGCACGGAAGGATGCTCTGGGACAATTTCCGGCACCTCGGGGAGCGGGACGAGGTGAAGTTCGTGATCTCCTCGCGCGAGGATTACGAGTTCGCGCGGGAGGTGCTGGAAAAACGCCGCGGGAAGTCCCGTTGGGAGGTCCTTTTCTCCCCGGCCTTCGGGTTCCTCCCGCCGGAGAAGCTCGCCGGGTGGATCGTGGAGGACGCGCTGGACGTCCGGTTCCACCTCCAGGTCCACAAATGCGTCTGGGGGCCTGACCGCCGTGGGGTCTGA